From a single Canis lupus baileyi chromosome 14, mCanLup2.hap1, whole genome shotgun sequence genomic region:
- the LOC140603924 gene encoding maestro heat-like repeat family member 5 isoform X14: MLECGPAPAPQDLCSHQESLSMVAAPSDGFHGSQWRSTCLLPTEEQKRDVGHPGRATLDESLGDRSPWEEELLGQIRAMSDSQRSRVLEAIQHRIEEHTQVITIPGGSSGLGLQLPRAGHWGPSTVFCLQLLWKEVADPGIRELLAPLNLEPQQPVEKAFLFLVYGLILRECASSDLVRRHLMRLLELSHQTAGQREGMAVASGIASSSHLQEVWATLEHLGRTRVLRTACTSPDYQEPYTDVHWRWVSSTSLLCYGHMALHAGERILPWVDNVISRMVYYFSCSCYDNILETSFLSAAVMLVKALKQEHSTRRYRFTQIPELIQCLLAILQKEPNFLATLFRQKIILVIMELSKLRPSLKPAVKSRILQTCLQSLYMLPPMEMLKSCLPPLDLAPDVMVLYQKSMQALDLLLQTFISENKSMDEMCFLLQHTEPWLKSDKSHECKRVVQTIFLLLKYVVDYVKLTDEATPSMLGHQIGLLMLLWRDRDPVTQSHSRQCIYLLLQLLIQQKGSMGQFMHLNKMKNFEAKALRRSEMKFYNLVKALDRSLTPAQHTQLILTLLGGLCSHDHLQCDLASQLLLMIFQNQSIKVEQVAEILQGLFQELPSIVFKNILQTMMKAVTVLGTQHTQETVEVMLSLCHPSERQVLPLWKALANNNQLARKVLMLLYMKLKLRPPKELVRLSQQAELISLLALGTIYELLYTREYKATVRWAFAGILVGLLTQLHYLFELDVVEGISDYQEDSLEVKPLSPCRTCLEALKGLFWTTNYWEVFAYLQLLRGWELFEHLETYTEGVTLLARAMAHYDCEVKAVLGQAVISLKSSEERDNIVAILVITEFLNSQELTQYMSRRAMDNFLSLGLSSPNQLVRAMSLKGLTSILMDPKKEQAPVRGGAISLFGDVVHSGGKKYRPALKRQAFQALVPLLFHLVDSCPAVVMKTKLTFLRCAILLKWEFRKELFGKLAWGHGLGAENDIFIYMVWTAGRLGGGPRSPWSEARSSRPAGGEQLRQLPPVSHAGVDLPGQPPQKPEADGHEVHRGHPAGLLYRPLLFPEEGRPENLQEILGGPEEGLRLREPQILPELSGRHH; encoded by the exons GTGATCACCATCCCCGGGGGCTCCAGTGGACTCGGGCTCCAGCTCCCCCGGGCAGGTCACTGGGGCCCGAGCACTGTGTTCTGTCTGCAGCTCCTCTGGAAGGAGGTGGCCGACCCTGGCATCCGGGAGCTGCTGGCGCCCTTGAACCTGGAACCCCAGCAGCCTGTGGAGAAG gcctTCCTCTTCCTGGTTTATGGGCTGATCCTCAGAGAGTGTGCCAGTAGCGACCTGGTGAGAAGGCACCTGATGCGCCTCCTGGAGCTGTCGCACCAGACGGCCGGCCAGCGGGAG GGCATGGCAGTGGCCAGCGGCATAGCGTCGTCCTCGCACCTGCAGGAGGTGTGGGCCACGCTGGAGCACCTGGGCCGCACCAGGGTCCTGAGGACTGCATGCACGTCCCCGGACTACCAG GAGCCGTACACCGACGTGCACTGGAGGTGGGTGAGCAGCACCTCCCTGCTCTGCTACGGGCACATGGCCCTGCACGCCGGGGAGCGCATCCTGCCCTGGGTGGACAACGTCATCTCCAGGATGGTCTACTACTTCTCCTGCAGCTGCTAC GACAACATCCTGGAAACCAGCTTCCTCTCGGCGGCCGTCATGCTTGTGAAAGCCCTGAAGCAGGAGCACAGCACCCGGAGATACAGATTCACACAGATACCAGAGCTTATCCAGTGTCTCCTG GCCATCCTCCAGAAGGAGCCCAACTTCCTGGCCACGCTCTTCCGGCAGAAGATCATACTGGTCATCATGGAGCTCAG CAAGCTGCGGCCCAGCCTCAAACCCGCGGTCAAGTCCAGGATCCTGCAGACCTGCCTGCAGAGCCTGTACATGCTCCCGCCCATGGAGATGCTGAAGAGCTGCTTACCCCCGCTGGACTTGGCCCCGGACGTCATG GTGCTGTACCAGAAGTCCATGCAGGCGCTAGATCTGCTCCTCCAGACCTTCATCTCTGAGAACAAGAGCATGGATGAGATGTGCTTCCTCTTGCAG CACACGGAGCCCTGGCTGAAGTCGGACAAGAGCCACGAGTGCAAGCGGGTGGTGCAGACCATCTTCCTGCTTCTCAAGTACGTGGTGGACTACGTGAAACTCACT GACGAGGCCACCCCCTCCATGCTGGGCCACCAGATCGGCCTGCTGATGCTGCTGTGGCGGGACAGGGACCCGGTCACCCAGAGCCACTCTCGCCAATGCATCTACCTCCTCCTGCAGCTTCTGATCCAGCAGAAGG GGAGCATGGGGCAGTTCATGCATTTGAATAAAATGAAGAACTTTGAAGCAAAGGCCCTCCGACGGTCAGAAATGAAGTTCTACAACCTGGTGAAG GCCTTGGACAGGAGCCTGACGCCGGCCCAGCATACACAGCTCATCCTCACCCTCCTGGGAGGGCTCTGCAGCCACGACCACCTGCAGTGTGACCTGGCCTCGCAGCTGCTTCTCATGATCTTCCAGAACCAAAGCATCAAGGTGGAGCAG GTGGCCGAGATCCTGCAGGGCCTGTTCCAGGAGCTGCCCTCTATCGTCTTCAAGAACATCCTGCAGACCATGATGAAGGCTGTGACCGTGCTGGGGACTCAGCACACCCAGGAGACAGTCGAGGTGATGCTGTCCTTGTGCCACCCCTCTGAGAG ACAGGTGCTGCCCCTGTGGAAGGCCCTCGCCAACAACAACCAGCTGGCCCGCAAGGTCCTCATGCTGCTCTACATGAAGCTAAAACTGCGGCCCCCCAAGGAGCTCGTCAGGCTCAGCCAGCAGGCGGAGCTCATCTCCCTGCTG GCCCTGGGTACCATTTATGAGCTCCTGTACACACGAGAGTACAAGGCCACGGTGCGCTGGGCCTTCGCGGGCATCCTGGTGGGCCTGCTCACACAGCTCCACTACCTGTTCGAGCTGGACGTGGTGGAGGGCATCTCGGACTACCAGGAGGACAGCCTGGAAGTGAAGCCTCTCAGCCCCTGCAG GACCTGCTTGGAGGCCCTCAAGGGTCTCTTCTGGACGACCAACTACTGGGAGGTGTTTGCCTATCTCCAGCTGCTGAGAGGCTGGGAGCTCTTCGAGCACCTGGAAACCTACACGGAGGGGGTGACCCTCTTGGCTCG GGCTATGGCCCACTACGACTGCGAGGTCAAGGCTGTCTTGGGGCAGGCCGTCATCTCCCTCAAGAGCTCCGAGGAACGGGACAACATCGTGGCCATCCTCGTCATCACCGAG TTTCTCAACAGCCAAGAGCTCACACAGTACATGTCCCGGAGAGCCATGGACAACTTCCTGAGCCTGGGCCTGAGCAGCCCCAACCAGCTGGTGCGCGCCATGAGCCTGAAGGGCCTCACCAGCATCCTGATGGACCCCAAGAAG GAGCAGGCCCCAGTGCGCGGCGGAGCCATCTCCCTGTTCGGGGACGTGGTGCACAGCGGCGGCAAGAAGTACCGGCCGGCGCTGAAGAGGCAGGCCTTCCAGGCGCTGGTGCCCCTGCTCTTCCACCTGGTGGACTCCTGCCCCGCGGTGGTCATG AAGACGAAGCTGACCTTCCTGCGCTGTGCCATCCTGCTCAAGTGGGAGTTCCGCAAGGAGCTGTTCGGGAAGTTGGCGTGGGGCCATGGCCTCGGTGCCGAGAACGACATTTTCATCTACATG GTGTGGACTGCAGGCCGGCTTGGTGGGGGCCCCCGCAGCCCCTGGAGCGAGGCACGGAGCTCACGGCCAGCAG gtGGAGAGCAACTTCGGCAGCTACCACCAGTTTCTCATGCAGGCGTTGATTTACCTGGGCAGCCCCCACAAAAACCTGAAGCGGATGGCCATGAAGTTCATCG GGGGCATCCTGCAGGACTACTTTACCGACCTCTGCTTTTCCCTGAAGAGGGGCGACCTGAAAATCTTCAAGAAAT ACTTGGAGGTCCTGAAGAAGGACTCAGACTCCGTGAGCCGCAGATTCTACCAGAACTTTCTGGAAGACATCACTGA
- the LOC140603924 gene encoding maestro heat-like repeat family member 5 isoform X1, whose protein sequence is MLECGPAPAPQDLCSHQESLSMVAAPSDGFHGSQWRSTCLLPTEEQKRDVGHPGRATLDESLGDRSPWEEELLGQIRAMSDSQRSRVLEAIQHRIEEHTQVITIPGGSSGLGLQLPRAGHWGPSTVFCLQLLWKEVADPGIRELLAPLNLEPQQPVEKAFLFLVYGLILRECASSDLVRRHLMRLLELSHQTAGQREGMAVASGIASSSHLQEVWATLEHLGRTRVLRTACTSPDYQEPYTDVHWRWVSSTSLLCYGHMALHAGERILPWVDNVISRMVYYFSCSCYDNILETSFLSAAVMLVKALKQEHSTRRYRFTQIPELIQCLLAILQKEPNFLATLFRQKIILVIMELSKLRPSLKPAVKSRILQTCLQSLYMLPPMEMLKSCLPPLDLAPDVMVLYQKSMQALDLLLQTFISENKSMDEMCFLLQHTEPWLKSDKSHECKRVVQTIFLLLKYVVDYVKLTDEATPSMLGHQIGLLMLLWRDRDPVTQSHSRQCIYLLLQLLIQQKGSMGQFMHLNKMKNFEAKALRRSEMKFYNLVKALDRSLTPAQHTQLILTLLGGLCSHDHLQCDLASQLLLMIFQNQSIKVEQVAEILQGLFQELPSIVFKNILQTMMKAVTVLGTQHTQETVEVMLSLCHPSERQVLPLWKALANNNQLARKVLMLLYMKLKLRPPKELVRLSQQAELISLLALGTIYELLYTREYKATVRWAFAGILVGLLTQLHYLFELDVVEGISDYQEDSLEVKPLSPCRTCLEALKGLFWTTNYWEVFAYLQLLRGWELFEHLETYTEGVTLLARAMAHYDCEVKAVLGQAVISLKSSEERDNIVAILVITEFLNSQELTQYMSRRAMDNFLSLGLSSPNQLVRAMSLKGLTSILMDPKKVVLLRNQLAGLLDSFMGPEPQDLMGLMEILGDILHSLGTQGIGATSIRMAQHLLSLFEDEQAPVRGGAISLFGDVVHSGGKKYRPALKRQAFQALVPLLFHLVDSCPAVVMKTKLTFLRCAILLKWEFRKELFGKLAWGHGLGAENDIFIYMVWTAGRLGGGPRSPWSEARSSRPAGGEQLRQLPPVSHAGVDLPGQPPQKPEADGHEVHRGHPAGLLYRPLLFPEEGRPENLQEILGGPEEGLRLREPQILPELSGRHH, encoded by the exons GTGATCACCATCCCCGGGGGCTCCAGTGGACTCGGGCTCCAGCTCCCCCGGGCAGGTCACTGGGGCCCGAGCACTGTGTTCTGTCTGCAGCTCCTCTGGAAGGAGGTGGCCGACCCTGGCATCCGGGAGCTGCTGGCGCCCTTGAACCTGGAACCCCAGCAGCCTGTGGAGAAG gcctTCCTCTTCCTGGTTTATGGGCTGATCCTCAGAGAGTGTGCCAGTAGCGACCTGGTGAGAAGGCACCTGATGCGCCTCCTGGAGCTGTCGCACCAGACGGCCGGCCAGCGGGAG GGCATGGCAGTGGCCAGCGGCATAGCGTCGTCCTCGCACCTGCAGGAGGTGTGGGCCACGCTGGAGCACCTGGGCCGCACCAGGGTCCTGAGGACTGCATGCACGTCCCCGGACTACCAG GAGCCGTACACCGACGTGCACTGGAGGTGGGTGAGCAGCACCTCCCTGCTCTGCTACGGGCACATGGCCCTGCACGCCGGGGAGCGCATCCTGCCCTGGGTGGACAACGTCATCTCCAGGATGGTCTACTACTTCTCCTGCAGCTGCTAC GACAACATCCTGGAAACCAGCTTCCTCTCGGCGGCCGTCATGCTTGTGAAAGCCCTGAAGCAGGAGCACAGCACCCGGAGATACAGATTCACACAGATACCAGAGCTTATCCAGTGTCTCCTG GCCATCCTCCAGAAGGAGCCCAACTTCCTGGCCACGCTCTTCCGGCAGAAGATCATACTGGTCATCATGGAGCTCAG CAAGCTGCGGCCCAGCCTCAAACCCGCGGTCAAGTCCAGGATCCTGCAGACCTGCCTGCAGAGCCTGTACATGCTCCCGCCCATGGAGATGCTGAAGAGCTGCTTACCCCCGCTGGACTTGGCCCCGGACGTCATG GTGCTGTACCAGAAGTCCATGCAGGCGCTAGATCTGCTCCTCCAGACCTTCATCTCTGAGAACAAGAGCATGGATGAGATGTGCTTCCTCTTGCAG CACACGGAGCCCTGGCTGAAGTCGGACAAGAGCCACGAGTGCAAGCGGGTGGTGCAGACCATCTTCCTGCTTCTCAAGTACGTGGTGGACTACGTGAAACTCACT GACGAGGCCACCCCCTCCATGCTGGGCCACCAGATCGGCCTGCTGATGCTGCTGTGGCGGGACAGGGACCCGGTCACCCAGAGCCACTCTCGCCAATGCATCTACCTCCTCCTGCAGCTTCTGATCCAGCAGAAGG GGAGCATGGGGCAGTTCATGCATTTGAATAAAATGAAGAACTTTGAAGCAAAGGCCCTCCGACGGTCAGAAATGAAGTTCTACAACCTGGTGAAG GCCTTGGACAGGAGCCTGACGCCGGCCCAGCATACACAGCTCATCCTCACCCTCCTGGGAGGGCTCTGCAGCCACGACCACCTGCAGTGTGACCTGGCCTCGCAGCTGCTTCTCATGATCTTCCAGAACCAAAGCATCAAGGTGGAGCAG GTGGCCGAGATCCTGCAGGGCCTGTTCCAGGAGCTGCCCTCTATCGTCTTCAAGAACATCCTGCAGACCATGATGAAGGCTGTGACCGTGCTGGGGACTCAGCACACCCAGGAGACAGTCGAGGTGATGCTGTCCTTGTGCCACCCCTCTGAGAG ACAGGTGCTGCCCCTGTGGAAGGCCCTCGCCAACAACAACCAGCTGGCCCGCAAGGTCCTCATGCTGCTCTACATGAAGCTAAAACTGCGGCCCCCCAAGGAGCTCGTCAGGCTCAGCCAGCAGGCGGAGCTCATCTCCCTGCTG GCCCTGGGTACCATTTATGAGCTCCTGTACACACGAGAGTACAAGGCCACGGTGCGCTGGGCCTTCGCGGGCATCCTGGTGGGCCTGCTCACACAGCTCCACTACCTGTTCGAGCTGGACGTGGTGGAGGGCATCTCGGACTACCAGGAGGACAGCCTGGAAGTGAAGCCTCTCAGCCCCTGCAG GACCTGCTTGGAGGCCCTCAAGGGTCTCTTCTGGACGACCAACTACTGGGAGGTGTTTGCCTATCTCCAGCTGCTGAGAGGCTGGGAGCTCTTCGAGCACCTGGAAACCTACACGGAGGGGGTGACCCTCTTGGCTCG GGCTATGGCCCACTACGACTGCGAGGTCAAGGCTGTCTTGGGGCAGGCCGTCATCTCCCTCAAGAGCTCCGAGGAACGGGACAACATCGTGGCCATCCTCGTCATCACCGAG TTTCTCAACAGCCAAGAGCTCACACAGTACATGTCCCGGAGAGCCATGGACAACTTCCTGAGCCTGGGCCTGAGCAGCCCCAACCAGCTGGTGCGCGCCATGAGCCTGAAGGGCCTCACCAGCATCCTGATGGACCCCAAGAAG GTGGTCCTGCTCCGCAATCAGCTGGCCGGGCTGCTGGACAGCTTCATGGGGCCCGAGCCCCAGGACCTCATGGGCCTGATGGAGATCCTGGGCGACATCCTGCACAGCCTGGGCACCCAGGGCATCGGCGCCACCAGCATCAGGATGGCCCAGCACCTGCTGTCACTGTTTGAGGAT GAGCAGGCCCCAGTGCGCGGCGGAGCCATCTCCCTGTTCGGGGACGTGGTGCACAGCGGCGGCAAGAAGTACCGGCCGGCGCTGAAGAGGCAGGCCTTCCAGGCGCTGGTGCCCCTGCTCTTCCACCTGGTGGACTCCTGCCCCGCGGTGGTCATG AAGACGAAGCTGACCTTCCTGCGCTGTGCCATCCTGCTCAAGTGGGAGTTCCGCAAGGAGCTGTTCGGGAAGTTGGCGTGGGGCCATGGCCTCGGTGCCGAGAACGACATTTTCATCTACATG GTGTGGACTGCAGGCCGGCTTGGTGGGGGCCCCCGCAGCCCCTGGAGCGAGGCACGGAGCTCACGGCCAGCAG gtGGAGAGCAACTTCGGCAGCTACCACCAGTTTCTCATGCAGGCGTTGATTTACCTGGGCAGCCCCCACAAAAACCTGAAGCGGATGGCCATGAAGTTCATCG GGGGCATCCTGCAGGACTACTTTACCGACCTCTGCTTTTCCCTGAAGAGGGGCGACCTGAAAATCTTCAAGAAAT ACTTGGAGGTCCTGAAGAAGGACTCAGACTCCGTGAGCCGCAGATTCTACCAGAACTTTCTGGAAGACATCACTGA
- the LOC140603924 gene encoding maestro heat-like repeat family member 5 isoform X12, with translation MLECGPAPAPQDLCSHQESLSMVAAPSDGFHGSQWRSTCLLPTEEQKRDVGHPGRATLDESLGDRSPWEEELLGQIRAMSDSQRSRVLEAIQHRIEEHTQVITIPGGSSGLGLQLPRAGHWGPSTVFCLQLLWKEVADPGIRELLAPLNLEPQQPVEKAFLFLVYGLILRECASSDLVRRHLMRLLELSHQTAGQREGMAVASGIASSSHLQEVWATLEHLGRTRVLRTACTSPDYQEPYTDVHWRWVSSTSLLCYGHMALHAGERILPWVDNVISRMVYYFSCSCYDNILETSFLSAAVMLVKALKQEHSTRRYRFTQIPELIQCLLAILQKEPNFLATLFRQKIILVIMELSKLRPSLKPAVKSRILQTCLQSLYMLPPMEMLKSCLPPLDLAPDVMVLYQKSMQALDLLLQTFISENKSMDEMCFLLQHTEPWLKSDKSHECKRVVQTIFLLLKYVVDYVKLTDEATPSMLGHQIGLLMLLWRDRDPVTQSHSRQCIYLLLQLLIQQKGSMGQFMHLNKMKNFEAKALRRSEMKFYNLVKALDRSLTPAQHTQLILTLLGGLCSHDHLQCDLASQLLLMIFQNQSIKVEQVAEILQGLFQELPSIVFKNILQTMMKAVTVLGTQHTQETVEVMLSLCHPSERQVLPLWKALANNNQLARKVLMLLYMKLKLRPPKELVRLSQQAELISLLALGTIYELLYTREYKATVRWAFAGILVGLLTQLHYLFELDVVEGISDYQEDSLEVKPLSPCRTCLEALKGLFWTTNYWEVFAYLQLLRGWELFEHLETYTEGVTLLARAMAHYDCEVKAVLGQAVISLKSSEERDNIVAILVITEFLNSQELTQYMSRRAMDNFLSLGLSSPNQLVRAMSLKGLTSILMDPKKVVLLRNQLAGLLDSFMGPEPQDLMGLMEILGDILHSLGTQGIGATSIRMAQHLLSLFEDEQAPVRGGAISLFGDVVHSGGKKYRPALKRQAFQALVPLLFHLVDSCPAVVMKTKLTFLRCAILLKWEFRKELFGKLAWGHGLGAENDIFIYMALIYLGSPHKNLKRMAMKFIGLLYRPLLFPEEGRPENLQEILGGPEEGLRLREPQILPELSGRHH, from the exons GTGATCACCATCCCCGGGGGCTCCAGTGGACTCGGGCTCCAGCTCCCCCGGGCAGGTCACTGGGGCCCGAGCACTGTGTTCTGTCTGCAGCTCCTCTGGAAGGAGGTGGCCGACCCTGGCATCCGGGAGCTGCTGGCGCCCTTGAACCTGGAACCCCAGCAGCCTGTGGAGAAG gcctTCCTCTTCCTGGTTTATGGGCTGATCCTCAGAGAGTGTGCCAGTAGCGACCTGGTGAGAAGGCACCTGATGCGCCTCCTGGAGCTGTCGCACCAGACGGCCGGCCAGCGGGAG GGCATGGCAGTGGCCAGCGGCATAGCGTCGTCCTCGCACCTGCAGGAGGTGTGGGCCACGCTGGAGCACCTGGGCCGCACCAGGGTCCTGAGGACTGCATGCACGTCCCCGGACTACCAG GAGCCGTACACCGACGTGCACTGGAGGTGGGTGAGCAGCACCTCCCTGCTCTGCTACGGGCACATGGCCCTGCACGCCGGGGAGCGCATCCTGCCCTGGGTGGACAACGTCATCTCCAGGATGGTCTACTACTTCTCCTGCAGCTGCTAC GACAACATCCTGGAAACCAGCTTCCTCTCGGCGGCCGTCATGCTTGTGAAAGCCCTGAAGCAGGAGCACAGCACCCGGAGATACAGATTCACACAGATACCAGAGCTTATCCAGTGTCTCCTG GCCATCCTCCAGAAGGAGCCCAACTTCCTGGCCACGCTCTTCCGGCAGAAGATCATACTGGTCATCATGGAGCTCAG CAAGCTGCGGCCCAGCCTCAAACCCGCGGTCAAGTCCAGGATCCTGCAGACCTGCCTGCAGAGCCTGTACATGCTCCCGCCCATGGAGATGCTGAAGAGCTGCTTACCCCCGCTGGACTTGGCCCCGGACGTCATG GTGCTGTACCAGAAGTCCATGCAGGCGCTAGATCTGCTCCTCCAGACCTTCATCTCTGAGAACAAGAGCATGGATGAGATGTGCTTCCTCTTGCAG CACACGGAGCCCTGGCTGAAGTCGGACAAGAGCCACGAGTGCAAGCGGGTGGTGCAGACCATCTTCCTGCTTCTCAAGTACGTGGTGGACTACGTGAAACTCACT GACGAGGCCACCCCCTCCATGCTGGGCCACCAGATCGGCCTGCTGATGCTGCTGTGGCGGGACAGGGACCCGGTCACCCAGAGCCACTCTCGCCAATGCATCTACCTCCTCCTGCAGCTTCTGATCCAGCAGAAGG GGAGCATGGGGCAGTTCATGCATTTGAATAAAATGAAGAACTTTGAAGCAAAGGCCCTCCGACGGTCAGAAATGAAGTTCTACAACCTGGTGAAG GCCTTGGACAGGAGCCTGACGCCGGCCCAGCATACACAGCTCATCCTCACCCTCCTGGGAGGGCTCTGCAGCCACGACCACCTGCAGTGTGACCTGGCCTCGCAGCTGCTTCTCATGATCTTCCAGAACCAAAGCATCAAGGTGGAGCAG GTGGCCGAGATCCTGCAGGGCCTGTTCCAGGAGCTGCCCTCTATCGTCTTCAAGAACATCCTGCAGACCATGATGAAGGCTGTGACCGTGCTGGGGACTCAGCACACCCAGGAGACAGTCGAGGTGATGCTGTCCTTGTGCCACCCCTCTGAGAG ACAGGTGCTGCCCCTGTGGAAGGCCCTCGCCAACAACAACCAGCTGGCCCGCAAGGTCCTCATGCTGCTCTACATGAAGCTAAAACTGCGGCCCCCCAAGGAGCTCGTCAGGCTCAGCCAGCAGGCGGAGCTCATCTCCCTGCTG GCCCTGGGTACCATTTATGAGCTCCTGTACACACGAGAGTACAAGGCCACGGTGCGCTGGGCCTTCGCGGGCATCCTGGTGGGCCTGCTCACACAGCTCCACTACCTGTTCGAGCTGGACGTGGTGGAGGGCATCTCGGACTACCAGGAGGACAGCCTGGAAGTGAAGCCTCTCAGCCCCTGCAG GACCTGCTTGGAGGCCCTCAAGGGTCTCTTCTGGACGACCAACTACTGGGAGGTGTTTGCCTATCTCCAGCTGCTGAGAGGCTGGGAGCTCTTCGAGCACCTGGAAACCTACACGGAGGGGGTGACCCTCTTGGCTCG GGCTATGGCCCACTACGACTGCGAGGTCAAGGCTGTCTTGGGGCAGGCCGTCATCTCCCTCAAGAGCTCCGAGGAACGGGACAACATCGTGGCCATCCTCGTCATCACCGAG TTTCTCAACAGCCAAGAGCTCACACAGTACATGTCCCGGAGAGCCATGGACAACTTCCTGAGCCTGGGCCTGAGCAGCCCCAACCAGCTGGTGCGCGCCATGAGCCTGAAGGGCCTCACCAGCATCCTGATGGACCCCAAGAAG GTGGTCCTGCTCCGCAATCAGCTGGCCGGGCTGCTGGACAGCTTCATGGGGCCCGAGCCCCAGGACCTCATGGGCCTGATGGAGATCCTGGGCGACATCCTGCACAGCCTGGGCACCCAGGGCATCGGCGCCACCAGCATCAGGATGGCCCAGCACCTGCTGTCACTGTTTGAGGAT GAGCAGGCCCCAGTGCGCGGCGGAGCCATCTCCCTGTTCGGGGACGTGGTGCACAGCGGCGGCAAGAAGTACCGGCCGGCGCTGAAGAGGCAGGCCTTCCAGGCGCTGGTGCCCCTGCTCTTCCACCTGGTGGACTCCTGCCCCGCGGTGGTCATG AAGACGAAGCTGACCTTCCTGCGCTGTGCCATCCTGCTCAAGTGGGAGTTCCGCAAGGAGCTGTTCGGGAAGTTGGCGTGGGGCCATGGCCTCGGTGCCGAGAACGACATTTTCATCTACATG GCGTTGATTTACCTGGGCAGCCCCCACAAAAACCTGAAGCGGATGGCCATGAAGTTCATCG GACTACTTTACCGACCTCTGCTTTTCCCTGAAGAGGGGCGACCTGAAAATCTTCAAGAAAT ACTTGGAGGTCCTGAAGAAGGACTCAGACTCCGTGAGCCGCAGATTCTACCAGAACTTTCTGGAAGACATCACTGA